The genomic window GATTACCGAACTATCCCATCGCCACGGTGCCCGGGTATTGGTCGACGCGGCGCAATCCGCGAGTCATCACCCGCCCAATGTGCGGGAGCTGGACCTGGATTTCCTGGTCTGCAGCGGGCATAAAATGCTCGGACCCAGCGGCTGCGGGGCCTTGTTTGTCAAACGAGAACTATACGACAACCTGGCACCGGTGGTGTTGGGGGGAAATATGGTCGACCAGGTTTCGACCACTGGCTGGACACCGCAGGCTCCGCCGCAGTGCTACGAAGCGGGAACGCCAGCGATCGAGAGCATCATCGGTTGGGGAGCAGCGGTCGAATACCTGCAACAACACGGGATTGCCGCAATTCAACAGCAACTCGAACGGTTGACACGTGAGTTGGTCAACCGATTGGAAGCGATCCCCGGCCTAACGCTACTGGGGCCGACGGACGTTCGCCGCGGACCGCTGGCAAGTTTTCATATCGACGGTTTAGAAGCTGCGGCGATCGCCAAGATCTTAAGTCAGCGCGATCGGATATACGTGCGTTCCGGTTTTCATTGTGCGCAACCGCTGCACGAGCATCTCGGCCTGCGTCCCTCGGTCCGTGCAAGTCTGCAGATCTACAACAGCGAAGACGATCTCGATCGTCTCGCCCGAACACTGCAGTCGATTGCCAAGTTACGGATGATGTAACGACCGCGCCAAGTAGCGTGGGCCCCCGGCCCGTGAAAAGTAGCATGGGTCCCCGGCCCGTGAAAAGTAGCATGGGTCCCCGGCCCGTGTGCCACGCACTTACCGGGGCTTAACAGCCCCGGCAGAGGTTCTGCCGACCCTCCGGGCCTAATTCCGGTCCCCAGCGCCACAGCCTTGCTCGTATTGCAATCCGTCGGCAACCCATTTCACGTTCCACGCTGCCCAAAAGTGGCTCAGAATCACACCGCTTATTTGCCACACCTCCCAAGCGGTGACGGGAGGTCGCCATGCTCGCGTGCCGTGCTACCAAAATCAGGCCTCTTTCATGGCATGCAGTAAACCGTCCAAACTCTGGCGAGTTCGGCTACGCAAGACTTTGCTCGGACACGAGAATTGATGGATCGACTGATTGTATTTTCCGATGATTGGGGGCGGCATCCGTCAAGTTGCCAGCACTTGATTCGCCAGTTGCTGCCCACCACCGAGGTGACTTGGGTCAACACCATCGGCATGCGGCCCCCGCGACTGGATCTGCTGACCGCCCGACGCGGCCTGGAAAAGATCGCCAGTTGGGCACGCCGAAGCGAAGCCAAGGTCGTTGTTCGCTCCGCGAACACAACGGAGGCACCAGAGAAAGCAGTGGAGCACGTGCAGGCCTCGCAACTCGATTCTCGCAACTCGCATCTCGCCTCCCCCACCGTCATCGATGCCAAAATGTGGCCGTGGATGACACATACTTGGGATCGCTGGCTGAATCAAAAATTGCTCTGCAGGCAATTGCACGAGGCGGCCGAGGGGGCGGTTGCGATCACCACGATCCCGATCGTCACCGATCTGATCGGGACGCTGCCCGCATCCAAGTGGGTTTACTACTGCGTCGACGATTTTTCAGTCTGGCCGGGACTCGACGGCAAGACGCTGGGGCGCATGGAAGATGCGTTACTGCCCCAGATGGATCGGATCGTCTGCGTCAGTGACACGCTGGCTGAGGGCATTCGCAAACGCGGTCAAGACTGCGAAGTGCTCACGCACGGCGTCGACCTAGCGTTTTGGCAGCAACCGACTCCCTCGCCTCCCACGCCCCAGTCCCCACTCCCGGCGCTCCGCTCGCCTACCGTTCTGTTCTGGGGCGTGGTCGATCGTCGGATGAATGTGGACTGGATGCTGGCGCTGGCCGACTCCCTCGACGAAGGGCAGATCGTGCTGGCCGGCCCGCAACAGGATCCGGATCCCAGGTTGGCCCAGCACGAGCGAATCCAGCTGCTCGGACCGGTTCCCTTTGAACAGTTACCTGAACTAGCGCGGCAAGCCGGCGTGCTGATCATGCCCTATGCGGACCTGCCCGTGACCCGCGCCATGCAGCCGCTGAAGTTGAAGGAATACCTGGCGACTCTGAAGCCGGTGGTCGTCTCGCCCCTGCCGGCGATTCGAGGCTGGGAGGAATTTTTGCATGTCGCCCACGATGCGGAACAGTTCATCGCGCTGGTCAAGCAGCAGATAGCGAATGCGGCGGGAGGCGAAGATTCGGAAGCGAAGCCGATCGATCTGGCGGCCTTGAAAGATCGTTTGCGAGCCGAATCGTGGAGTGCCAAAGCGGAACGGTTGATGGAAATGATAGATTCCTATCCGCCGCAGGGCACTAGCCGATCCCTTTCAAGCTAGCATCAACAACTTCCCCAGGCCGAAGGCCGACACAGCCCCTGCCGGCGATATCAACCGCCGGTACCAGATGAAGCGAGCGAAAGGCCGGACGCCGACACGGCCAGGAACGACTTTGTGTCGCCCTCCGGGCTAGCGGATTGCTTGCACCTCCCACCGGTGGCTCACGCCACCGGCAGAGGCTATGTCGCCCTCCGGGCTAGCGGTGTATTGCTCGCTCGTGGCTCTTGCTTGAAAGGGCCCAACGCTAACCCACGGTTACCGTTGTCAACGATGCGCGCGAAAACCGGTCGCTTAGCGCGATGCGGTTGATGACTCTCACTCCGCGAATTCATATGCATTCTTCCCCTCACAACTTCGCACATCCAGTCACCGCCGCATTGGTGGGCGTGCTACTGCTCGCGGGCTGCGTCCCTGCTCCATCCTCGAAGATCTCCTCTCGCGGAGACCGCGAAACGGAGCAGGCTACAGCCCCTGCGGTTGCGCCTCCAACTCGCACCCTGGAACAGCGGCTGGGCACGGTCTTCCGACCCTTTGATGGAGACTCGGATTGGTCGTTGGAGATCGAGCGTATTCCGATTCCTGATTTCCCGGGCACCTACGCGATTTGGGGCGCCAGCGGACGTTACGACAGCGGCAACATGCTGTTCGGCGTATCCACGGTCTCGACCCCCGATGCACCGCGACCTTCCGCACGGGTCTACAAGTATGAACCGGCCACGGACCGGTTGCAGTTGATCGGTGACGTGGTCGGCAAACTTGACGACCTGGGGCTGGCGCGTGAAGAAACGCATCGCCTGAACGGCGGCGGCAGAATTGTCTCCGACCAGCAGGAAGGCAAGCCGACCGTTTGCCGTGAGTGCCAGATGAAGGTGCATTCCAAATTTGTCACCATGGACGACGGCTATACGTATTTCACGTCGATGGACGAGTGGAATGAGCGAGAAGACGGTTCGCAGCTACCACACTGGGGCTCCCATTTCTGGCGGCATCGCGAAGGCGAAGACTGGGAAAAACTACACAGTGTCCCCGAAGCGATGATCGCCGTCAGTGGTGTGGGACGTTATCTGTTCGCGCTCGGGTACTACGGGCACGTCGTGTATCGCTATGACACGCAGACCGGTGACTGGAAGCGGACCAAGGTGGGTTCCTACAAGGGGCACATTTCCCGCAATTTCTTTTCCGACGACCGGGGGCATGTGTTTGTGCCCCGCTTGTCCGCCGGGATGGACGAGAACAAGAAGCTGGACGCCAGCGTCGCGTTGGTCGAGCTCGATGCGGATTTGCAGGAGATCGCAGCAACGCCGCTAAAACATTATCCGGTCACCGGGAATGCTCAATCGCACGGCATTGTGGCATTCGCTCACCTGGCCGATGGTTCCATCGCGGCCACCACGTCCGCGGGATTTTTATATCGAGTCCAACCGACCGCCGGCGGTGGCTCCGACGTGCAGCCGCTGGGCTGGTTTCATCCCGATGGACAATCTTATGCCGCTTCGCTGTTCCCGGTCGACGGCGAACGGTGGTTGTGTGGCGCCGCCCAGCGCAAAGGTAATCCATCGCCCGAGTGGGTGGTCTACGACCTGAACTCCCAACGCTCGCTTACCGTTCCCTTTGAAATCAAGAATCCGCCGGAACATGGCATGAAAGCGGTGCTGCTGTACGGATCCAATTCGCGCGACGACGATGGCAACTACTATGTGGTCGGCGGTTACAAGACTTTGGATGGAACGCGGCATCTGCCGCTATGTCTAAAAGTGGCGATGACAAAGCAGCCATGAGATCGATTAAATCGCTGCTCCCCAGAGGGCGTGCGATCTACAACATGCGAGCCCCCCTTTCGTAGCATGGGCCCCTGGCCCGTGACACATTGAGATTCTTAGCGACGGCCTTCCACGGGCCAGGGGCCCATGCTACGACCTCGGCCACGGCCATTCTCTCTCGATGCTGAATTCCCCCAAACTCTATCGCTCAATACCAACTCCAAGCGAGCAGCGGTTCGCGACGTTTCGAAAGCTGTCCGCGGCCTTGGCGTTGTTCTTTTTCCTGGCTCTTATTTATGGCTCGATGGTGCCGCTGACGCCTCGCCAGCTTTCTTGGGACCAGGCGGTAGCCAAGTTTGGAAAATTGCCCTGGCTGCAATTGGGCGTTTACCACCGCGCGGATTGGGTGGCCAATATCTTAGTGGTGCTGCCGGCGGGCTGGTTTGCAGCCGCCGCTGTGGATCTTGGTCGCCGCTCGCGCGGGCCCCTGCTGTGGGCGATTCCCTTGATTGTGGGCTTGCTATCCGCCACGGTAATCCTGATCGAATTCTGTCAGGTTTGGTTTCCGCCCCGGACGCAATCGAAAAACGATATTGCAGCCGGCTTGTTGGGCGCCTTGGCGGGGCCCATGCTATGGCTGCTCTGTGGCCGAGCCGTGTTCACCATCCTGGACTCCATTCGCCACACTCGTTTGACGCAGATTCGCGTGCTGTGGGCCGTGGTGGCTTACGCGATTTTGAATTTGATCTATGCCGTATTGCCGCTGGATGTGATGGTCGATCCCGCCGAATGGTCCAGCAAATTGTCAGCCGGTCGCTTGATCTTGTGGCCCACTGCCTCCCTGGACATTGATTCCAATCTGGTGCGTGGGTTGCTGTTGGCGGGTCTACGAACATCGATCGTCGCCTTCGCCATCTCGCTGTACCGAGGGCCACTTTGGGGACTGATGCTGGGGACGGGATTTGCGTTGTTATGCGAATTGGTCCAGATCCCGATTTACACTCGAACCGCTTCCTCGTTGGACGTTCTGGCCGGCGTCGCAGGAGCCTGCGGAGGCTTATTGGTTGCCGGGCAATGGGAACGCGTCAACCGTTGGATGCGTCGTCCTCTGTCCTGGGGCCTGCTGTTTCTTGGGCTGTTACTGTTGATCAATCTGATTACGTTGGGCCGTTCCGGGCAATGGATCAGTGATCCGGAATGGATTCAGCAACGTTGGGCTTCTTTTTTTGCTTGGCCGTTCGTTAAGTACTACTACACCAGTGAATTTGCCGCCGGCACCAATTTGCTGTCGAAACTGCTGAGCTTTGCAATCGTCGGTTTTGTGCTCAAGGGTGCGCAGCGCACGGCGCCCGCACGGTTCTCGCGTTCGGTAGCCGTGGTGGGTTGGCTAAGTATTGGTATGGTCGCGGTGATGTTGGAAATTGCGCAGGTGTATCTGCCCCCCCAGATTCCCGATGCCGCGGATGTATGCATCTATATTGCAGGAGCGATGTTCGGCTACGGCAGCCACTGGATGTTCAGCCTGGATGATCGATCGGTGGTGACCGCATGACGTTGGACCAAGGCTCTCGCGCAGCACGTCTATTGGCAGCCGCCACGTTAACGGTCGGCGGTTGTTTATTGGCATCCTCACACGCGAGTTGGCCTGTCATCCAGGTCGCCCTGGTGGCCGGCTGTTTTATCGTAGGTCTGCTTCGTCCGCACTGGTTTGCGGCAATTTTTCCTCTGGCTTGGGTGATCGGCGATGCCTATCCGTTAACCGGGCAGATTCTTGTCAAAGAGTACGACTCCATCTTGTTAGCCACGGCCGGCGGCGTGCTGTTTTCGACCTTTCGCCATGCCGCCACCGCCCCTCATAGTGTGAGCCCCCATCCACCGCAAGCCCTGGCCAGGGGAGGAGAGAGTGACGGCAGATCCAGGGGCCGAAAATGGAACCAAGCCCTTCCGTGGTGGCTACTGGGCGCTGCCACCGTCCTGTCATTGCTGATTGGTTGGCAGGCGCTTCCCGCTGGAGATTGGGACGATCCGTTATCGATCTACTTCACGCGTTGGAATGCGGTACGTGAAGCCAAGGGCTATTTCTTAGGCGCATTGTTTGCCTCGCTGGCTTGGCACCACCGCCACCGGCACGGCGAGTCGCGCGTTTTACACGACGGCTTCGCGGTGGGCGTTCAGGTGGCAAGCGCGTACGTCATCGCCGCAATGATGGCCGAACGTTGGATGTTCAAATCGCTTTGGCAATTCGAGACGGTCTATCGGGCCACGGGTCCGTTCTTCACCATGCACATCGGCGACCATCATGTGGACGCATTTTTGGTGATGGCATTTCCGTATGCCTGGTATGGCTGGAAGGGTGAGTGCCTTAAGTGGCGGTTTGTTGTCCGTTTGTTGTTGTCGATGGGGCTGACCTACTGTGTGATCGCCACCATGTCGCGGGCAACCATCGTCGTGTTAGGTTTGGAGATATGCGTGCTGGCTTCGTGGGCTACCTTGCGTATCCTGCCCTGGCAACCATTGCGATATCCGTACCTAAGTCCTATCGCGGGGTTAGCGGCTAGCTGTGTCGCTGTGGTGTTAATGTATGCGGTCGCTCAGATCGCGCCTCTCAAAAATCGTTTTGAAACCGCGGCCTCCGACATCGTTACGCGGACCGACCACTGGGAGGTTTCGGCCGACAGGGAAGGGCAGACGTTTACCACGGCAACCTGTGGGCACGGTGCCGGCACCTTCCCCACCTACATGGCCGGCCAGCGAGGCGTGAGCTTCCCTCCGCTGCAACGCATTGGGGACAAACAGCAAAACATCATACGGCTGCAGCCGGGTTGGCCCATCTATCTGGAGCAGTGGCTGACCCGCGGCGGGGACGAGGGGGTCGTCGTTTCGGGCGTGGCCGAGCTGGTTGCGAAAGATTCGGACGACCGTGCTCGCGCACGTTCGCAACTCACAGCGATTCGCAGCCGCAAGTCACTGCTGTACTCATTCGAATCCCACCAAGTCGCGATCGATGTTGTCGGCACGGCCCCTCAACCCTTTGAGTTGGTCCTTCCTCCGCCGTCAAAACAAGATGTCGGCGAGCCCTGGACCGCTCGGCTACGCCCCCAATCGGCGGCCTTGTTTCTGTCTGGCAACAGCGCTGTCGATATTAGTGGCTTGACCGTACACGTACAAAACAAGGACACCCCCCACGCGTTGAAAGCCTCGGGGTTGCCGTGGAGTTTTACATGCGACGATCACCTGATTTGGCGAGCCAAAAACGGACTGCTTCACATTTTCTTTTCTGCAGGCATCTTGGGTACGATTGCGTTACTGTGGATATGGCTGAGCGCCTTCTTCCCGCCAGGAAGTTCGCGGGGACAACCGCAGATGAATGGTTTGCGTTCTCTGGCCCCCTGCCTGGCGTTAGGCGGCTTCATCGCTCTTTCCATGATTGGGACGTTGATTGATACTCCCTGGCTGACCGGCTGGATGCTCAGCCTGGTTTGGCTTGCCTCCACACGCTCCTGACCGCCGCGCTACATGACGAACATGAAGACAACAAAGGAACCGGCATTGAATCGATCGGAAAGCGTAACGGCGCCACAAGAGTCTCCGCTGGTAATGCATGTCCGGGTGGTCAGCGGGACCGGCGGAGGGCCGGACAAGACGATCCTTAATTCGCCGCGGTTTCTCAGCGAGCTCGGATACCGTAGCGTCTGTGTTTATCTGCGGGATCCGCGCGACGATGGGTTTTCGGTGCTCGCTCGACGCGCGGCCGCCCGACAAGCTCCTATTGAAGCCGTCGATGACTTTGGTATTCGGGACATCGGGATTGTTTCGCGGATGCGAGACTTGGTCGAACGCTACCAGCCCACCATCTGGCACGGGCACGACTACAAAAGCAACCTGCTGGGACTGATCCTGCGACGGCGACACCCCATGGAGCTGGTCACCACGGTACACGGCTGGGTGCACAAAACCTGGAAGACGCCGTTGTACTACTTCCTTGATCGCCGCTGCCTGCCGCGATACCAACAGGTGATTTGTGTCTCCCAAGACCTGTACGACGACTGCCTTCGGATCGGTGTACCGGAATCCAGGTTATCTTTGATCGATAACGCCATCGCGTTGGACGACTATTCCGATCAACAGGACAGCGGCGTAGCCAAGTCGCAACTTGGATTTCCGCCCGAGATACCGCTGGTCGTGGCGGTGGGGCGACTATCTTACGAGAAAGGTTTTGACCTACTCATTCAAGCGGTTGCCAATCTGATCGACTCGGGCGAAAAAGTCTCGCTTGCCATCGCTGGCGACGGCGCCGAGCGAGCCGCACTGCAAGGTCTGATCGACGCGACCGGTCATGGTGATTCGATTCGTTTGTTGGGGTTCGTCGACGATCCTCGACGGGTCTACCAAGCGGCGGATCTGTACGCCCTGAGCAGTCGCCGCGAAGGACTGCCCAACGTGGTGTTGGAAGCGATGGCGATGGGAGTGCCGGTGCTGGCCACCAATGTCGCCGGCATGCCGACGCTGCTGCAGCAAGATGTCAACGGCTGTCTGATCGAGCCTGACAACCTGGACCAATTACAATCCGAACTGCTTCGTTTGCTGGGCGATGCCGACACTCGTCAGCGACTGAGCGCAGCGGCGAGAAAAACCATTGAGCAGCGGTTTAGTTTTCGTCGCCGCATGGAAAAAGTTGTGCGAACGTACAAGTAACCCAGCGAGACACTCGGATTACAAGCCAGCCATTCCGTGGATCCGATCCGCAAGATGATCAAGCAGTTCGATGTCGCGGAACAACCGGTCGGTGGTCTCTTGCACCGCGGTTAACTCGCTCGGCACGCTAAACTTTGGCTTGCCACGTGACTCTGAGTCGTTTGGCCACGCACTGCTGAATTCACGCATGCGTTGTCTGCCAGCGGCAACGATTTCTACCAGTTGTTGCAATGGCAATAACCATTCCGCGTTATTTTGCGATCCGAAATCATCGCCATGCTCGATCAGCGGAACACTTTCGTCCGAGGGACTGTTTTCGATCGTAGCCTGCACGAGCTGCGAGTCGAGCCACGGCGAAGATGCGGGTTCCACATCGGCGACGAGGATTCCGGGCTCGAGAGCTAGAACTCCAGCCACTTCGGTGGTGTGATTCTGCTCGCTATCACGCGAGGCCTCTTCTTCGAACCACACCGTCACGCTGCTGGCGGTCGACGAGCGATGCCGGATTGAACCCGTGTCGGCTCCGTCGAGGGTCTGAGAGTCGGCAAGGATCACCGGACTCGTGGATCCACCAAGGCTGCCAAACGTGACCGTCGTATCGGTATGCGTGACGGTGTCGCCGGTAACAACCGCGTTTAGGCTAACATCGCCACTCTGCGACGCACCTCGGTCGATAGCGATGTACCCCACCGTTTCTGGCGAGTGAATCCCGTCGGCGGCCTCTTCTTCATAGAGTGCCACACTAAATCCGTCAGCACTTACGTTGCTGATTCTATCGGTGACCGCCGCGGTGTCGTTTATGGTCATGGTCTGGGCGAGCACCAAGGGTGTACCGCCGAAGGCCGCCGCAAAGGCAACGTTCTTGCTGTTCTCATTGGCCAGCGATGTCGTCGTCCCCGCGACCACCTGAGTGCCGTCACTCAGCCTGTGCGTCCCCGCTTCGACGACCAAGTAGCCAATATCTTCGGTCGCATGGGTGCCATCGAGGTAGTCCCACTCTTGGAACCGAATCTGAAAGCTGTTGGATGTGACGTTCCGCACGCGGACGACTCCTTGATTCCAACCGTTAACCGTCGCGCCGCCAGCGACAACCACGGGGTTGTCAAAACTTTGCGGTAGCGGGACCGTCTTCCATTGATGGTCGACCCCCAAAGCAGTCCCCGAAAAACCGATTTCGGCCGAGGGCTGAGGCGGTTGCGGAGGATTAGCGACGCCAATCAGACCTGGCTGAATCGCCAGGACGCCGGCGACTTCGGTCGTATGACTCAGCTCGCTGTCCCTAGAGGCCTCTTCCTCA from Roseimaritima ulvae includes these protein-coding regions:
- a CDS encoding glycosyltransferase family 4 protein, with translation MNRSESVTAPQESPLVMHVRVVSGTGGGPDKTILNSPRFLSELGYRSVCVYLRDPRDDGFSVLARRAAARQAPIEAVDDFGIRDIGIVSRMRDLVERYQPTIWHGHDYKSNLLGLILRRRHPMELVTTVHGWVHKTWKTPLYYFLDRRCLPRYQQVICVSQDLYDDCLRIGVPESRLSLIDNAIALDDYSDQQDSGVAKSQLGFPPEIPLVVAVGRLSYEKGFDLLIQAVANLIDSGEKVSLAIAGDGAERAALQGLIDATGHGDSIRLLGFVDDPRRVYQAADLYALSSRREGLPNVVLEAMAMGVPVLATNVAGMPTLLQQDVNGCLIEPDNLDQLQSELLRLLGDADTRQRLSAAARKTIEQRFSFRRRMEKVVRTYK
- a CDS encoding glycosyltransferase, which translates into the protein MDRLIVFSDDWGRHPSSCQHLIRQLLPTTEVTWVNTIGMRPPRLDLLTARRGLEKIASWARRSEAKVVVRSANTTEAPEKAVEHVQASQLDSRNSHLASPTVIDAKMWPWMTHTWDRWLNQKLLCRQLHEAAEGAVAITTIPIVTDLIGTLPASKWVYYCVDDFSVWPGLDGKTLGRMEDALLPQMDRIVCVSDTLAEGIRKRGQDCEVLTHGVDLAFWQQPTPSPPTPQSPLPALRSPTVLFWGVVDRRMNVDWMLALADSLDEGQIVLAGPQQDPDPRLAQHERIQLLGPVPFEQLPELARQAGVLIMPYADLPVTRAMQPLKLKEYLATLKPVVVSPLPAIRGWEEFLHVAHDAEQFIALVKQQIANAAGGEDSEAKPIDLAALKDRLRAESWSAKAERLMEMIDSYPPQGTSRSLSS
- a CDS encoding aminotransferase class V-fold PLP-dependent enzyme — encoded protein: MNNELADCAQDFPALRSIDGAPVAYLDSAATTLKPQSVVEAMCWFLEQGTSAVHRGVHARSIEATDRFEATRERLARWFGADTDEIVFTTGATAAVNLVRRGWSPLRRVAVTAMEHHSNFVPWLDVERCDVIPVSPEGTLDLNALEQSLRAGVDLVAVTHVSNVLGTITDLQTITELSHRHGARVLVDAAQSASHHPPNVRELDLDFLVCSGHKMLGPSGCGALFVKRELYDNLAPVVLGGNMVDQVSTTGWTPQAPPQCYEAGTPAIESIIGWGAAVEYLQQHGIAAIQQQLERLTRELVNRLEAIPGLTLLGPTDVRRGPLASFHIDGLEAAAIAKILSQRDRIYVRSGFHCAQPLHEHLGLRPSVRASLQIYNSEDDLDRLARTLQSIAKLRMM
- a CDS encoding VanZ family protein; translated protein: MLNSPKLYRSIPTPSEQRFATFRKLSAALALFFFLALIYGSMVPLTPRQLSWDQAVAKFGKLPWLQLGVYHRADWVANILVVLPAGWFAAAAVDLGRRSRGPLLWAIPLIVGLLSATVILIEFCQVWFPPRTQSKNDIAAGLLGALAGPMLWLLCGRAVFTILDSIRHTRLTQIRVLWAVVAYAILNLIYAVLPLDVMVDPAEWSSKLSAGRLILWPTASLDIDSNLVRGLLLAGLRTSIVAFAISLYRGPLWGLMLGTGFALLCELVQIPIYTRTASSLDVLAGVAGACGGLLVAGQWERVNRWMRRPLSWGLLFLGLLLLINLITLGRSGQWISDPEWIQQRWASFFAWPFVKYYYTSEFAAGTNLLSKLLSFAIVGFVLKGAQRTAPARFSRSVAVVGWLSIGMVAVMLEIAQVYLPPQIPDAADVCIYIAGAMFGYGSHWMFSLDDRSVVTA